The DNA window CAAAAATTAAGAATTACTGATCTAAGCAAAAATTTAAGGATGAGATCCAAAGGGGTAAACATATAGTTTAACCTTATAAAGACAGGACTAGGAATGGTGGTGTCTGGCTAAAATCccacacttaggaggcagaggcaggaagatgaaaagttcaaggccaatctaacctaaaaacaaatttaaaaaaggacAGGACTAAATAGCCTGTGTCCCTTCATAATCCTGCCATAAAGTAGTGACTTAAAGTAAGGTTTttactagtttttattttttttcttttgagacaggatctccctatATAGCCCCGGCTGGTTTACAGACAAGGCTGAGCTCAACCTTGTGTTcacactcctgcctctgcctcccaattgacCACCCAGCCAGGACCGttccattctttcttcagagtcacaTTAATCCAATAATGATCATTAGTTTTAGTTGACAGAAAATTTTATCAAAggagaatttttttctctctgtattCTACTAAGGAGAAATTGTAACTAAGAATCTAAAAttaacaaattttaaatttagatATCAATTTTTACATTTGaacaattctttttcttctttcctttcttccctcaacCCCTTCCTTCTTGACATATTAAGCATATGCCCTGTCACTGAACTATCTTCCCACTCCAGTTATATTTATTAATCAAAGCCAACATTTATTCAGTATTTACTATGGGCTCTCAATTACtatatttgtattttctatttcaatctCAGGAAAGATATTTTAAACTCTATCTTGTAAATATACAAGCAGGCTATTAGAACATTACATAATTTAATAAGGATCATACTTAAGGAACTAATCCCTGCTATTGAAACCTAGGTATATCCCAAAACACAGTTAAATGTCACACTATACTTTGTTTTTATGTAATGATGGTTCaaagttttacttttcttttcctaaagAAGAAAATAACCCATGCTGCAAAATGGAAGGCAAGTCAAATGTATAACTCTGGGATTCCTAAATTAAAGTTCACTGATGTTATCATTTCCAATTCTGCAGCATGTTTTGAGGGTTAAAGTGTATTCTACCCCTTCTTTTTGGCTCTAAGCAAAGTTTCAACTAGGGTAATTATTAGTTATATGAATGAAAATCTACTCGATCAGCTAACAACAATTTAGGGTAGCTTgttctaaatataaatataaaaattcctCATAATGAAAAGCATAAGAACTCATTTAAGCTTGCTGGTATTCCCCTGCTACTGGGGATAAAACCTCAGATTTCAAGCATACTGATTAGGTGTTCTGACACTGAACTGTATTTCCCATCAAGAACACATTTATAGATAAAATAGGGAAAAAatatagagaaacaggaaaagcatatatattaaatataaccaCTAAACAACTTGATACAAATATTAGAATCAGAGAAACAAAAATTTGAATTGGAAAGAACTCCAGAATGGTCTAACTACTTACAATTTGTTACTCTTTGCAGTGTTGAAGATTGAACTTAGGACTTAGGGCTTCTATCAAGCGATTTCTCAGCCCTAATTACTGTAATTTACTTATAGATAAGAAAACTGACACTTAGAGAGGTGAGGCTCCTTGCTCAGTGTGACACTAAGATACTATATATAGTTAATAAGTAGTTAATAATTTAGTATTATTGGCAAAAGTTAGGATCACTTAAAACAATACATTAGAAGCAATCCTCTCATAAAAAATGGAATGATTatgtctttttgagacagcaaTCTATAACAGTTCATTACTGCTATGAAACAAGAACTCAGTTCAGCTATGTAGTATTAGTATAATTCTGTGAGAAGAGTAAGCGTGCCAAGAGGGACACTAGGCAATGGACAGAAAGAACTAACTCCAATTCTGTTCCAAcccttacattttaaaaaatataaggtaaTGACTATAAGAATCTttgacaaaaatagagaagagactgagagaaagacagtcaagtgaccagcccaacttggggtCCATCACAAGGGGAGGCTCCAATGcttgacattattactgatgctatgttgtgcttacagacaggaactgtTCTCTgaggctcaacaagcagctgactgagacagacacagatactttcacccaaccattggactgaagtcggggacccctgtggttaaattagggaaagactggaagaagttgaggaggagggcaaccccatagcattctcaactaacctgaacccctaagatctctcagacattgagccaTCAATTAGGCAGTATACACAAGCTGATCCAaggttccccccacccccgacacatatacagcaaaggactgcctggtctggcctcagtgggagaagatgcacctaagaccctccagagacttgaggccgcagggagtggggaagcttggcaggggtggggttgaaacatcctcttggagatagaGGGGAGGAATAAAATGAAGAGCAGTGGGAGGACAGATCAAGAGGGTGGGGGCAACGACTgaactcttaaaagaaaaaataaaagtctacAGTATAATCTACATTATGATCTGATGTTTAAATACTTTCAGTCTGAGTTAAACATGGtatctgtaattttaaaaattaatactatGATTTTATAACTTTATCCTAAAATACTAAAAACATTATTTGTCCCTGGGGGCAGGATCTTTGAAGAAAGATTTGGTAGGCTTCTCGATACCATACATTCAGAAAGATCTAAATGGATACTTTTCTAACACGATACAAGTTCAAATCCCATGTGCTCAACAAATGTCAATTTTCTAGCAAAAATAAACCAATATGATACGACAGTGTCATAAAGGAGCACTCGAGCCCTGTGGGGCACACTGACATTTACTGTCTACTGTCTATCTTAGTTGTAGTGCTTGTAAAGAAGACGCTGGTGCTTTACTCAGGGCAGATCTGGCAGTTCTCAACAGTAACACATACTCAGTAATCAAAAAATCAGAACAGATTACTCAAAAGACAAACAATGGTACACATGCTTTCTGGAATGAGAACAGTTTTCTGATAAGAAACCATAATATTATGAGTtcaattttcctaaacagaataatTTATTTACCAGCATGCATAATGAATGGGTGCCCAGTGGTCATTATCTAGTTGGTTGACTGAAAATCCTTTATCCAGAAGATGGCTTAGTAATTCTGAATCTCCTTCACAGGCATTTCGATGTAAAGGAAAGTCATCAACCCATTGTCGTTCTCTGGTCATAAAAAGGAAATTAGAACATATAAGCACTGTTGAAATTCACACTACTTCAAAACAAACGTTGACTCATCTCAGAACTACCTACGCTGTGCAGCCAGGGCCATGCTCACACTGCTTACTTACTGCCTATATACATTCTATCATCAAGCTAGAAAGCCAATGAGAGTAAAACCAAAGCTGTACTTGTCCTCCACAACACTGCTCATGCTTCGCTGCCACTTTTCCTGTTTGGGAATTTGGATTTTTGAGTAGTCTGGAGCTCCGAGACCAAAGTATGGATTTATTACCACTTTATCTacctagaaaaggaaaaataaaataaaaattacttaaaaGCCTCAGATGCTTGACtttcatatataaataaagcactgtgtgttttaatgtttaaaatgacAACCTGTGCACCtttgttagaaaaaaattatatttaagatGTCTTTTGAAACTGAAGTCAATATTCAACTCTTACCCGATTTGTATACTGAAGATCTGACCCAAACAAAGGGTTATAAATGCAGGTGTCTGCTTTCTCTAGGGCTAGCATTTTACTCTTTATTTCTAGTGCACTATAGCCCATATGTAGTGAGTTTTCTATCTGACCTAGTTCAGCAGCATACGCAGGGTTTATGACATTTGTCTTTATCCGTTCAAGGGGAGAAGGTCGGAATAAAGCTGGAATAAAGTGAGATTGTGCATGACGTTCATCTAACCACCTGCAGAAGTGGGAAAAGAAGCACATGCTCAAAAGTGAAGATGACAAGGAAAACTACTGTACAACTCTGACATGTGACACCTTCTAACATTATATtcaataaatgtattatattttataaatacattcaGAATGTATGATATCAAGAAGCCTACCAAATCCTTCTTCAAAGAATCTTTTACCCACCTCagagaaaaataatgtattttttatttataaatggtaaataaacattataaataaaatatttttaatgttaagGACTTAATAAATGCTTTGTCAATAGACACTACAATTTTTCTAAAATGTCTCCCACTATAATCATAAAAACGCCTTTAAAAAGGACGAAGTACTTCTATAATTAGACTTCCCGGAATGTGATACTACACAAAAAAGGACAGACGATGACTTGTGCGCTGAAAAGAGTAATGACTATGCCTGCTTTTATAACAGAAGAATTATCCTGAAAGCTGGGAAgcgtttttatttttcaaagaaaaattaacacACTGTAAATAGACAAGGCAACTAAAAAATTGACCATTTTTAATATAATAggttattttcattaattttttccaGAAGTATATCTCAAACTAATTTCATGATTATGATAGATTAAATTATTCTTAATGCATTTCTTACTTATCCAAGGCTATTAACATTCTTGCTGTAAGTGTTGCAAAGTGAGTACTGGATTCACTACAAACTCTCATAATATCTTGTAAGCAGTAAAAGATTGGACATCCGGGAGTATATGCATATTTAGTattatctgaaaaagaaaaatgaaggaattaTTCCATTACATAAGTTTACAAGTATACTTTCTTCATATAGAACAAGTTCTCACTATTGGTAAAATATAACAAATTATTCCGCATTTGGAATTACAAGGCCTAGATTCAAGTGACAGCCAGTTCTATAACTTTTCTACTTGGGTAAAcacaacatttattattttaaattttatttagtgtTTGTGTATAGGTCAGGGAAGAACTTTCGGGAGTTGGTTCTTATCTGCTACCGTGTGGATACAATGTGTATTGTGTTTCTGCCATGTGCAGCAGACTGGAGGATAGTTGTTCCATGAGTTTTGGTTCACTCATTCTACTGTGTCCATCTCCCACCTCACAGTTGGAATGCTGGGATCCAGAGGTTTATTGGCtgttttatgtgggttccaagaatcaaactcaggttatcgggattgcattgaaaaCACTTTTAATCACTAAGCCAGCCCACTGGCACCAGTATTTATAATCTTTCTCAATAGGTTTCCAACATCATTTGAAAGGGCAGACTTTTTAAGCTTGTGAACCTTGCAAGCTATACTGGCCAACAAAATAATGTAAACACAGGAAGCAACAGCAGGCTGATGGGATGTCTATGGAAGGtcattaatattttattgaaGTATTACTAACTTATGTGAGGCCAACACTCTATGGTTTGTAAAGAAATTTCATATCAAATACCTCAATGAATTCTTCCTATACTATAAATCAAGTAAGAGTATGgaataacattttctttatatacacataattaagtCTTAAAGATTAATCCAAAGCCTCAAAATTATAGGATTTGCACTGAAACTCAAAATTGCTTCTATTATTCTAAGATTTCAAAAGctcaatttaaaattttatagtaCGTCTATGTTCTGTAAATGTTATCAATATTATTAGACAGAATGTTTTAGAACTATAATTAGTGTTTTCTTGGCATCATTATAGGTTATGTCTATTTCTAGCCTATTAATGGCATATCCTTTGAAAAACTGCTTTATGAccagatatttttttaattttatcttatatgtatgaatattttgcctgcaagtatgtctatctaccatgtgcatgcctggtattttcagaaaccagaagacagtgttggatcccctgaaattggagttaaaGATGCTTGTGACCCACTGTTTGGAATATGGTttttaaacctgggtcctctggaagcccAGTCactgcttttaactactgagtcatccaCTCTCTAACTTCCTGTCCTGAATACATTTAATTTCAATTATTTCTCTCTTCACATCTACATcttaaaagtagaaaagaaaacattatcaaTTAGTCAGGAAGCCTATATATTACCTGGGGAAATTAAAATACTTGAGGTTGTTTTCTTCTGTTAAGTTAAAAACATGCATAACAATATTACAATAGTAACCTTCCTAATTGGTAGTACATTCCTAAGTGCTTCAGCAAACTTCCAATTCACATTCAAAATACTTAAGAATCTGTAAAGAAACCTAGATTACCTTTGACGACTGATGGAACAATAAATAGTGCTGCTTCCCTGCCTGTCTTCTCTCCATCCAGAGGAAATTTCTTCATCAGCACCACTCGTTTtcctaataattaaaaaattaacaacaacaacaacaccccaacaAACAGAGCAAAGATAAAAGTAAGAGaattttcttgcttgcttgcttcttggCTTTTTTGGAATAAAGTCCCTCATTGTAGTCCTGGCCTGAATTccccatgtagcccaagctagcctttaactgctgcctcagcctcctaagtgtaGCAATTACATGTGTAAACTATCACACCTGGCTAAACATAATAGATATTTAAATCATATAAATTATCTTCAAGATTAGAAACCAAGATTTTAGGGGTTGTAGATACTCCTCATTGGAATAACACTTGTCTAATATGAGAAAGGGTCTAAGTTTGATCTCTAgtatcacaaaaataaataaatctaaaaaaaattaaagattaaaaatatgtacaaaataccaaagaaaacaacgattttagaaaagaaatccaAATATATAAAAGGCAGCTATATATTACATCATATCATATCCTATTATATGCACTAATAAAAACTGGTAATTCTAGCggttggggagatgactcagtgggtaaagtatttGTTGTCCAAATGTaagagcctgagttcaaatctggGCATAATAGTATGTGTCTACAGTGTGCACTGCCAGACAAGCAATAAGGGAGCTGTAGACAGAAGAATTAAGGTGAGGTCAAGGAGCCTGGTGTGTGCAGGTGCTagcaataaagaaagctcttATCCATCAAGGTTGTCCTCTCACTGCCACACATGAGCCATGTTCAAGCATgacctgcactcacacatacaaatgaCCATATAGGCTTGCATGCATACACTAAATACATTCAgagctttaaattaaaaaataaaaaataaatgttggtAAAACTTTGATACTACAGAATCAACATATAGACAACTAATAGATTCAGGGTCATAGTTTAATGTCCCAGAAACTTCCTATGAGCTGGAGCTagagagagttgtgagccactatgtgaatgcaggaaattgaacccagtcctctgtgagagcagccaatgctcttaaccactgagccatctcttgagcccCTGAatactttccttttaaaattataactCCTACTGTATATACACAGCTTATAACTGTTAGACTTTCTGACTGCTGCCTGTTTCTTAGAAGGCCAAAGCCTCTGAAAATAGGTTATTAATTGTATCAATAAATTGTACCAACTACATATCACCTAATATTTTAAATGGGCTTCAGCCTTTCAGGGTTAatactcccccccaccccactttggttttttttaagacagagtttctctgtgtagccctggctgtcctggctccctctgtaaactaggctggccttaaatgcacagagatccatctgccccaGCTGAAGTTaatatgtttataatatttttctgttttttccttttttctttaatttttaaaaaattttaaaaggatctTTCTATGACCAAAATGAGAAGAAAGTTATTACCTTCTTAActtaaaggtttttttgttttgttttgttttgttttttgattttttggcTAATTAATCCATGAAAATTGTTTTCCTTAGCCATAGAGAGGCTTATGGttagtttcttttgtttggtAATAGCACAAAGATAATTACCCACAAAGCTATACTGCTAGCAAAAGAAAACTGTAGTCTTTCCATTAAATAAATCCCCAACACTGCATCTTCTTCAATGTTTGGGTTCTGTACAAATTAGTTATCACTGGAAAGACGAGGATCGGTGCAGGGTGGAAGAGGGACTAAACTGAAACAGTGAATATGATAAGGTACATAATGCATACTAGAAAATTCTATAATTGAATCTCAGTTACTTCTTGAAAGATCTGGGCTATAGTTTAATAACTTCCTGAGGTTTTCAaacttttttaaatggaaaagaatacagaaagaaatcgattttaaaatattaaattttttttcctgtgccagACAAAACAGcaccacttttttttaatttttttttaaatgtgggtgtgtgcgtgtgtatgtgtgtgtgtgtggtttttttttttttttaagatttatttatttattatatacatttagctgtcttcagacataccagaagagggcattggatcccattacagatggttgtgagccaccatgtggttgctgggatttgaactcaggacctctggaagagcaatcagtgctcttaaccgctgggccatctctccagccccaacagcaccatttttaatctcagcagaactcaggaggcagaagcaaataGATCTCTGCAAAttcacagccagcctggtctatataacgagttccaggacagccagggttacacagtgagattctctcaaaaacaacataaacaaagcaaaacaatccTCTAGTGCCCCAAACCcacaaaatgttttttaaagtacTGAAAACAAATTGTTAGGTGTAGGGAGAGAGAAGTTTCCTACCTTTGATCCCCTGGTTTGCAGGAGAAATTGGTTTGGTAGTTTCTACTACATAGTCCAATATGCCTTGTGCTATTTCACTATTGCCTTGAAGTTTAGTTTCCAGCaaaactttctttctcttctttttctgtcctTCAATGGGAACTTCATGCAATAAAATCTTAGATGAGAAAATGACATTAATACAAAGTTTAAAATTTACTTTCCCTAGAATACCATTATAATCTGACAGTCTTTCTCAACCCTAGGGGCATATTatagaatatatagaatatataatctATAGAGCTTTAAAATAATCCTAACACTAGTCTCCTCTCTGGATCTATTAAATCATAACAGACTCCTAGCACTAGTAGTTTCCCAAGTCAATTGATAGTGCAAACAAGATTGGGAAATGGCTTCAGATAACATTACAAAAGCAGTTTAAGCAAAATGTAGAAATTAGGCTGAGTAAATTGATTTCTTtcattaagtttttaatttttgagttaCTCCATAAATTATACGATCTAAGTAAATAAACATAAGAAAATCATgactttgtctttctctgtttctttcattgtaagtcagggtctcatgcacacccaggctggcttcaagtgACTGACGTAGTCAAAGTCCACCCTGACtgttttatgcagtgctgagaatcaaactcagacaTTTATGCTGGCCAAGCACTCCAGCAACTGGTTTACATCTCAGCCCCCAAATAACTTTTTAATCTAATAATCCACACATGTAAATGAATACCACATTGTGAAAGGCACACAATAGAAAATATGAAAGTGGTAAAGATCTATAGTAACTAGCTGTTAATAATAATTATAGCGTATGTTCATAATGCTTTATATATGAGTGGTAGTACAGAATGACAGTCAGTAGTAGGAATTAAATGTTATCAAATCTTCTCACTTCATAGGACTTAGCTCTATACTCCCGAGAGTTGAGACTGGCAGTGTTCTTTGGTCGGATAACTGCAACGTATACATCTTCTATGTTTTCTGGATTTCCCATtgctttataaaacaaacaaaaagttccttGGAAGAGGAAATGGCATAACTGGTggcaaggtaaaaaaaaaaaaaaaaaaaaaaaagcattacaTCCTAGTCCAACAACTTTTATTCTCAAATattcactttgaaaaaaaattatagaatgtTGACTTTTATGTCTTACGATATATAATACCTAAAAGGCAAGAAAGAGATGACTTTAATTTTATCTTCATCAACagaattataaaataaagtaaataatgaCTTGAAATAGTGGTTCAGAATAATGCACTCTTATTTCCTATATAGTATACAAATAAATGTTAAGTTTGGAACCTGGGAGTAGCTGGCTGCTTTATACCTACTGACACTCTATAACTTTCAGCAAGAAAATTTAATCATTTGGATGACCTAACCTAGGGTTTATAATTTTCTTTGGAGATGGCCCATCGTAGATCCGAACCATTTAGTCAGTTGACAAAAGAAATCTTTTCCATCTGTGTTACCAATTCTCTAGATAATCCAAAGTTGTTCTTCTAAATATATTCAATGTATTGATAAACGTAATACTACATATCTCCCCAAAACTATTTTTAAGTCTTCACTGGGCAATTTTGGAAAAGCCATGAATCCAGTTGTGTGTGACTGCTGACTGTTCTCTTTGTAAGGGCAATTACTTTCCCACAGCTATGCTAAAAAGCCTCTCTTAGACTGAGTATCTTCATCTTTTTGGCTTTTAAAGGTTCTCTGGGTTACATGCCAATAAGAACATCAACCaaagagtttcttttctagttACATTGACATGaactctctttaattttttaaaggccCATTAGGCATTAAAATGGTTTTTTCATATTTAACGAGTCCCTTACGGCTTCAACTCCCAGGAgagaaaaagagcattttcaagaAAGGGCTGAAAGTGTTCCTTGAGAGGATACacatttattctgttttctcagAGGCAACTGATGTCACTCTGATACCCTGACTCACTttcctaaaatttaaaaatgccttatttttgaaagtttcattcaaatgaaattctttttaaaattcaataacttcaggcattttaaaaaaattaaaagcttaaTGAGTATTATTTCACAAACATTTGTCTTAATAAAAATATGACTTAGTTACAAAAGTTTTTCATAGACTTTGTACCAAAGAAACtaaaggtatttctttttttcaattatttatttactttacgtCCCAACTAAGGTTTCccgtccctcctctcctcccagacctttcttcctctctccccatatACTCCTTTTCACTtcaaaaaaggggagggagatgtcCCAAGGCTATCAACC is part of the Rattus norvegicus strain BN/NHsdMcwi chromosome 4, GRCr8, whole genome shotgun sequence genome and encodes:
- the Krit1 gene encoding krev interaction trapped protein 1 isoform X1, with translation MGNPENIEDVYVAVIRPKNTASLNSREYRAKSYEILLHEVPIEGQKKKRKKVLLETKLQGNSEIAQGILDYVVETTKPISPANQGIKGKRVVLMKKFPLDGEKTGREAALFIVPSVVKDNTKYAYTPGCPIFYCLQDIMRVCSESSTHFATLTARMLIALDKWLDERHAQSHFIPALFRPSPLERIKTNVINPAYAAELGQIENSLHMGYSALEIKSKMLALEKADTCIYNPLFGSDLQYTNRVDKVVINPYFGLGAPDYSKIQIPKQEKWQRSMSSVVEDKERQWVDDFPLHRNACEGDSELLSHLLDKGFSVNQLDNDHWAPIHYACWYGKVEATRILLEKGKCNPNLLNGQLSSPLHFAAGGGHSEIVQILLTHPDIDRHITDQQGRSPLNVCEENKQNNWEEAAKLLKEAINKPYEKVRIYRMDGSYRSVELKHGNNTTAQQIMEGMRLSQETQQCFTIWICSENLSLQFKPYHKPLQQVRDWPEILAELTNLDPQRETPQLFLRRDVGLPLEVEKKIEDPLAILILFDEARYNLLKGFYTAPDAKLITLASLLLQIVYGNYESKKHKQGFLNY